A single region of the Montipora capricornis isolate CH-2021 chromosome 13, ASM3666992v2, whole genome shotgun sequence genome encodes:
- the LOC138030106 gene encoding tyrosine-protein kinase SRK3-like isoform X1 yields MTGTDLLDVIAKKLRSGSVIADVELIFNRSVAKGAIQELIKESLKDNKLGDLDVGQSKIDGFIPAEAPSPPEENDNKDLIYALVIGFLVLILVSFVAYFIMKRKRHGRENRRGEALADIHASHSNIGIEIERDNDIGINTISQPHYMLLREVTDSERRMNETSLYSEIHEYAPLHPDTRSWEVSRQNVVIDKMIGQGSFGQVAQGRASQLPWIEGTIAVAIKMLKANAQEMEKKDLLSELEVMKTLKPHPHVIKLLGCVTISDPILVIIEYVPYGDLLGYLRKSRGLHDTYFKNPDVKPETNLSSLQLMKISWQIADGMSYLSSRNIIHRDLAARNVLVGEGETCKVTDFGMARDVHVESVYEKKSKGRIPVKWTAFEALMHGRYTTKSDVWSFGVVLYEIFTIGGSPYPRINGRRIMELLNEGYRMPKPNHVAETLYQLMLNCWQQEPHDRPTFEQLRRELKLMENQHKRLINMKDYDKKLYENVEDLMF; encoded by the exons ATGACTGGTACTGATTTGCTTGACGTCATTGCGAAAAAGTTAAG GAGCGGCAGTGTGATTGCAGATGTGGAACTCATATTCAATAGAAGTGTTGCGAAAGGCGCTATACAAGAGCTAATAAAAGAGTCTTTGAAGGATAACAAACTTGGTGATCTTGATGTCGGTCAGTCTAAGATTGATGGATTTATTCCAG CAGAGGCTCCTTCTCCACCTGAAGAAAACGACAACAAAGACTTAATATATGCATTAGTCATTGGATTCTTGGTACTGATACTGGTTTCATTTGTCGCTTACTTCATTATGAAGCGAAAGAGAC ATGGAAGAGAAAATCG acGAGGGGAAGCACTTGCAGATATACACGCTTCCCATTCT AACATAGGCATAGAAATCGAACGGGACAATGACATCGGCATTAATACAATTTCCCAACCCCACTACATGCTGTTGAGAGAAGTAACAGATTCAGAGAGAAGGATGAATGAAACATCGCTTTACTCAGAAATACATGAATATGCTCCGCTCCATCCTGACACTCGATCCTGGGAAGTTTCAAGACAAAACGTAGTTATTGACAAAATGATTGGCCAGGGATCATTTGGACAAGTTGCACAAGGAAGAGCTTCACAACTACCATGGATTGAAGGAACAATAGCCGTAGCTATAAAGATGCTCAAAG CAAACGCTCAAGAGATGGAAAAGAAGGACTTACTGTCAGAACTTGAAGTGATGAAGACGCTGAAGCCTCATCCACATGTTATCAAGTTACTGGGATGCGTCACTATATCTG ATCCCATACTTGTTATCATCGAATATGTCCCGTATGGTGATCTCCTGGGCTACCTGAGAAAGAGCCGCGGATTACATGACACTTACTTCAAGAACCCGGATGTTAAACCGGAAACAAATCTTAGTTCATTGCAGTTGATGAAGATCTCCTGGCAAATAGCAGATGGCATGAGTTACTTGTCTTCAAGAAAT ATCATTCACCGAGACCTTGCTGCTCGAAATGTTTTGGTCGGAGAAGGAGAAACATGCAAAGTGACAGACTTTGGAATGGCCAGGGACGTTCATGTGGAAAGTGTTTATGAAAAGAAGTCAAAG GGGCGAATCCCGGTGAAGTGGACAGCTTTCGAAGCTCTTATGCATGGTCGTTATACAACCAAGAGTGACGT CTGGAGTTTTGGAGTGGTACTTTACGAGATCTTCACTATTG GTGGATCACCCTATCCGAGGATAAACGGGCGAAGGATTATGGAGTTACTCAATGAGGGCTACCGGATGCCAAAACCAAATCATGTAGCGGAAACTCT GTACCAACTCATGCTTAACTGCTGGCAACAGGAACCCCACGATCGCCCAACGTTTGAACAGCTTCGACGCGAGCTTAAACTGATGGAAAACCAACACAAG AGGCTCATCAATATGAAAGACTACGACAAGAAACTCTACGAAAATGTGGAAGACTTGATGTTTTAG
- the LOC138030106 gene encoding tyrosine-protein kinase SRK3-like isoform X2: MTGTDLLDVIAKKLRSGSVIADVELIFNRSVAKGAIQELIKESLKDNKLGDLDVGQSKIDGFIPEAPSPPEENDNKDLIYALVIGFLVLILVSFVAYFIMKRKRHGRENRRGEALADIHASHSNIGIEIERDNDIGINTISQPHYMLLREVTDSERRMNETSLYSEIHEYAPLHPDTRSWEVSRQNVVIDKMIGQGSFGQVAQGRASQLPWIEGTIAVAIKMLKANAQEMEKKDLLSELEVMKTLKPHPHVIKLLGCVTISDPILVIIEYVPYGDLLGYLRKSRGLHDTYFKNPDVKPETNLSSLQLMKISWQIADGMSYLSSRNIIHRDLAARNVLVGEGETCKVTDFGMARDVHVESVYEKKSKGRIPVKWTAFEALMHGRYTTKSDVWSFGVVLYEIFTIGGSPYPRINGRRIMELLNEGYRMPKPNHVAETLYQLMLNCWQQEPHDRPTFEQLRRELKLMENQHKRLINMKDYDKKLYENVEDLMF, from the exons ATGACTGGTACTGATTTGCTTGACGTCATTGCGAAAAAGTTAAG GAGCGGCAGTGTGATTGCAGATGTGGAACTCATATTCAATAGAAGTGTTGCGAAAGGCGCTATACAAGAGCTAATAAAAGAGTCTTTGAAGGATAACAAACTTGGTGATCTTGATGTCGGTCAGTCTAAGATTGATGGATTTATTCCAG AGGCTCCTTCTCCACCTGAAGAAAACGACAACAAAGACTTAATATATGCATTAGTCATTGGATTCTTGGTACTGATACTGGTTTCATTTGTCGCTTACTTCATTATGAAGCGAAAGAGAC ATGGAAGAGAAAATCG acGAGGGGAAGCACTTGCAGATATACACGCTTCCCATTCT AACATAGGCATAGAAATCGAACGGGACAATGACATCGGCATTAATACAATTTCCCAACCCCACTACATGCTGTTGAGAGAAGTAACAGATTCAGAGAGAAGGATGAATGAAACATCGCTTTACTCAGAAATACATGAATATGCTCCGCTCCATCCTGACACTCGATCCTGGGAAGTTTCAAGACAAAACGTAGTTATTGACAAAATGATTGGCCAGGGATCATTTGGACAAGTTGCACAAGGAAGAGCTTCACAACTACCATGGATTGAAGGAACAATAGCCGTAGCTATAAAGATGCTCAAAG CAAACGCTCAAGAGATGGAAAAGAAGGACTTACTGTCAGAACTTGAAGTGATGAAGACGCTGAAGCCTCATCCACATGTTATCAAGTTACTGGGATGCGTCACTATATCTG ATCCCATACTTGTTATCATCGAATATGTCCCGTATGGTGATCTCCTGGGCTACCTGAGAAAGAGCCGCGGATTACATGACACTTACTTCAAGAACCCGGATGTTAAACCGGAAACAAATCTTAGTTCATTGCAGTTGATGAAGATCTCCTGGCAAATAGCAGATGGCATGAGTTACTTGTCTTCAAGAAAT ATCATTCACCGAGACCTTGCTGCTCGAAATGTTTTGGTCGGAGAAGGAGAAACATGCAAAGTGACAGACTTTGGAATGGCCAGGGACGTTCATGTGGAAAGTGTTTATGAAAAGAAGTCAAAG GGGCGAATCCCGGTGAAGTGGACAGCTTTCGAAGCTCTTATGCATGGTCGTTATACAACCAAGAGTGACGT CTGGAGTTTTGGAGTGGTACTTTACGAGATCTTCACTATTG GTGGATCACCCTATCCGAGGATAAACGGGCGAAGGATTATGGAGTTACTCAATGAGGGCTACCGGATGCCAAAACCAAATCATGTAGCGGAAACTCT GTACCAACTCATGCTTAACTGCTGGCAACAGGAACCCCACGATCGCCCAACGTTTGAACAGCTTCGACGCGAGCTTAAACTGATGGAAAACCAACACAAG AGGCTCATCAATATGAAAGACTACGACAAGAAACTCTACGAAAATGTGGAAGACTTGATGTTTTAG